A stretch of Apis cerana isolate GH-2021 linkage group LG1, AcerK_1.0, whole genome shotgun sequence DNA encodes these proteins:
- the LOC107993602 gene encoding thrombospondin type-1 domain-containing protein 4, with translation MDRSRKSRNDRSPRCPAEVPRRQRCAPRRANIAVKNFGSILALTMLTAATVSSTHVPDKYPIEVYHMLREKTQFALGRDNRIRGTWGPWSSWSECSRTCGTGIQSQSRECVPYQRLLRKRSIISENGTSNSRPICIGTYKRYHTCNTQKCPNFPEDLRAEQCAKYNGRNYKGESYDWVPFLDAPNSCALNCRAVGEPFYATLESAVMDGTPCDAPNLRGYNTGISMERTDRWLCVAGQCKPVGCDGVVGSGVTMDACGVCGGQGKGCRLYEGIFMEPILPRGHQPVTSIPKGAMSLNISELRHSSNFLALRDGNGSYILNGPLAYSPSGTYKAAGTTLTYQRGDRNRMECILATGPLNDSLHLEILAQEMNPGVLYKYMMPFNGKPLIAPPLFATGSIDRGNEIPDSDARVGLTIPVTRISNQKIDLLPTIRNQDRARGRERGRKEEMKHSPTTVMAGDQPKLKGKKKKRARFAWKMFGLTPCSKECGGGVQTAIFKCFRETKQMIVNDKRCRNVGKPQHPPPLRCNDNPCPPRWRAEPWGECSVTCGTGTRTRKLECVQELKANLTMRVLDGACVQPPDLRTVETCAKPACTNSPELRHMHSQHDTPRWDVGAWGPCSTTCGMGIRNRTVTCITSGSVCPAFNKPESQKMCESPPCITHIGMEQRAPWLYSEWSAKCSAECGSGVETRQVACADVSELFCNPKERPETERECFGRGTNCDSAKWFTGPWTFCSVSCGVGVQYREVLCVARTNNEFVVLPASNCSGSRPANEQVCRAAACTPTWFTSDWSKCSVTCGTGVQTRLVRCILEGVSSSNCEDAGKPSDQQQCSLEPCKKDPTSSIKPPKKAYEASSECVDKHPDCSVVVKNGYCRIKYYKYSCCRCRE, from the exons gtGTATCATATGCTACGGGAGAAGACTCAATTCGCTCTTGGACGGGATAATCGTATTAGAGGGACTTGGGGTCCGTGGAGTTCGTGGAGCGAGTGTTCGCGTACCTGTGGCACGGGGATTCAATCCCAATCTCGTGAATGCGTTCCTTACCA GCGACTGTTAAGGAAGCGGAGCATTATCTCGGAGAATGGCACGAGCAACTCGCGACCCATTTGCATCGGTACATATAAGCGATACCACACGTGCAACACGCAG AAATGTCCGAACTTCCCGGAGGATTTGCGGGCCGAACAATGTGCCAAGTACAACGGAAGAAATTACAAGGGCGAGAGTTACGATTGGGTTCCGTTTTTGGATG CACCGAATTCTTGCGCGCTCAATTGCCGTGCCGTTGGCGAGCCTTTTTATGCAACGCTTGAATCGGCAGTAATGGACGGCACACCCTGCGACGCTCCGAATCTTCGTGGATATAATACTGGAATTTCTATGGAACGCACCGATCGATGGCTCTGTGTCGCCGGACAATGCAAG CCCGTGGGTTGCGACGGTGTGGTAGGTTCCGGCGTCACGATGGACGCTTGTGGTGTCTGCGGTGGTCAGGGTAAAGGTTGTAGACTGTACGAGGGCATTTTTATGGAACCAATCCTGCCACGGGGTCATCAACCTGTAACCAGTATTCCGAAAGGAGCCATGTCCCTCAACATATCCGAACTACGACACAGTAGCAATTTCTTAG CGTTGAGAGACGGCAACGGTAGTTACATCCTGAACGGACCCTTGGCTTACAGTCCAAGCGGCACTTATAAAGCGGCTGGCACGACATTAACATACCAGAGGGGTGACAGAAACCGCATGGAGTGTATCTTGGCGACCGGGCCACTGAACGATTCTTTGCATTTAGAG ATTCTGGCACAGGAAATGAATCCTGGAGTACTTTACAAATACATGATGCCGTTCAATGGAAAGCCATTAATAGCACCGCCACTTTTTGCGACAG GATCCATCGATCGTGGCAACGAAATCCCCGATTCGGATGCGCGTGTTGGCCTCACGATTCCTGTAaccagaat ATCCAATcagaaaatcgatttattacCGACGATTCGTAATCAAGATCGAGCACGAGGCCGTGAGAGAGGACGAAAGGAGGAGATGAAGCATTCCCCGACTACGGTGATGGCCGGTGATCAACCGAAGTTAAAgggcaagaaaaagaaacgtgcACGATTCGCTTGGAAGATGTTCGGATTGACTCCTTGTTCCAAAGAATGTGGAGGAG GCGTTCAAACAGCTATCTTCAAGTGCTTCCGCGAGACCAAGCAGATGATCGTGAACGACAAGCGTTGTCGCAACGTGGGAAAGCCGCAACACCCGCCTCCGTTGCGTTGCAACGACAATCCTTGTCCACCTAG GTGGAGGGCCGAACCGTGGGGCGAGTGCTCGGTCACCTGCGGCACCGGCACGAGAACACGAAAATTGGAGTGTGTACAGGAACTAAAAGCGAACTTAACAATGCGAGTGTTAGACGGTGCGTGTGTACAACCGCCCGACCTTAGGACCGTGGAAACCTGTGCGAAACCGGCTTGCACCAATAGTCCGGAATTAAGGCATATGCACTCTCAACACGACACACCCAGATGGGACGTCGGCGCCTGGGGTCCT TGTTCGACGACGTGTGGGATGGGAATTCGGAATCGAACAGTGACTTGCATCACGTCGGGAAGTGTCTGTCCCGCGTTCAATAAACCCGAATCTCAGAAAATGTGCGAATCCCCGCCTTGTATTACGCACATTGGTATGGAGCAACGAGCGCCTTGGCTCTACTCGGAATGGTCGGCCAAG TGTTCGGCAGAATGTGGCAGCGGAGTGGAAACGAGGCAAGTAGCTTGCGCCGATGTCAGCGAGTTGTTCTGCAATCCCAAAGAGAGGCCGGAAACGGAAAGGGAATGTTTCGGAAGAGGAACGAATTGCGATAGCGCGAAATGGTTCACCGGTCCATGGACATTC TGTTCCGTGTCGTGTGGAGTGGGTGTCCAGTATCGAGAAGTCCTTTGCGTCGCAAGGACGAACAACGAATTCGTCGTGTTGCCGGCGAGCAATTGCAGCGGCTCGAGGCCAGCGAACGAACAAGTATGCAGAGCGGCCGCGTGCACACCGACATGGTTCACCTCGGACTGGTCGAAG TGCTCGGTGACATGCGGTACCGGCGTGCAAACCAGACTGGTTCGTTGTATTCTCGAAGGTGTCAGCAGCTCGAATTGCGAAGATGCTGGGAAACCGAGCGACCAACAGCAATGCAGCCTGGAGCCATGCAAAAAGGATCCTACGTCGTCGATCAAACCGCCGAAAA AAGCGTATGAAGCATCGTCGGAATGCGTTGACAAGCATCCGGATTGCTCGGTGGTCGTGAAAAATGGTTATTGCCGGATCAAATACTACAAGTATTCGTGCTGTCGATGCCGCGAATAG